In one window of Prevotella sp. E13-17 DNA:
- a CDS encoding MFS transporter, translated as MNMKVRLAIMNFLEFAVWGAYLTCMGNYLGTAGLGNQIAWFYAIQGIVSIFMPTLMGIVADKYIQPQRLLGLCHFMAGAAMLGCWWIGVQAGFGQEIEHKSAFIAMYSVSVAFFMPTIALTNTSAFTILKDNGMDTVKDFPPIRVLGTVGFIATMWFVNCAVWEDGSFFFSLVDNDYKFQYTYMQFFVSGFLSLVLFLYCFTLPQCKLEKKPNSSLAETMGLSAFRLFKKKKMALFFIFSAMLGMCLQVTNGFAGPFITSFKGCADETIANSFAANNATLLSSISQISEALCILMIPFFLRRFGIKIVMLMSMFAWVFRFGFFGLGNPAMPGVILFILSCIVYGVAFDFFNVSGGIFVDQECEPSIKASAQGLFMMMTNGIGATVGTLAAGEIVNSYCSWHGKYLLGDWQTCWFIFAAFALVVGVSFALVFNPEKK; from the coding sequence ATGAATATGAAAGTACGTTTAGCAATCATGAATTTCCTTGAATTTGCAGTTTGGGGTGCATACCTCACTTGTATGGGAAATTATCTTGGTACAGCAGGACTTGGCAATCAAATAGCCTGGTTTTACGCCATTCAAGGAATTGTGTCTATATTCATGCCTACATTGATGGGTATTGTAGCCGACAAATATATTCAGCCGCAAAGATTGCTCGGATTGTGCCACTTCATGGCTGGCGCTGCCATGCTGGGATGTTGGTGGATTGGAGTGCAAGCTGGTTTTGGTCAGGAGATTGAACATAAGTCGGCTTTCATCGCCATGTATTCTGTTAGTGTGGCATTCTTTATGCCAACCATTGCTTTGACAAATACATCTGCTTTTACTATTTTGAAGGATAACGGAATGGATACCGTCAAAGACTTCCCACCCATTCGTGTTCTCGGAACCGTTGGCTTTATTGCCACGATGTGGTTTGTTAATTGTGCCGTGTGGGAAGATGGCTCTTTCTTTTTCAGTCTTGTAGATAATGACTATAAGTTTCAGTACACCTATATGCAGTTTTTCGTATCTGGTTTCTTGAGCTTGGTGCTGTTTTTGTATTGTTTTACTTTGCCACAGTGTAAGTTAGAAAAGAAGCCCAACTCTTCATTGGCAGAAACCATGGGGTTGAGTGCCTTTAGATTGTTTAAGAAGAAGAAAATGGCTCTGTTCTTTATCTTCTCTGCAATGCTTGGCATGTGCCTTCAGGTGACAAATGGTTTTGCTGGTCCTTTTATCACAAGCTTCAAGGGATGTGCCGATGAAACTATTGCAAATTCTTTTGCTGCCAATAATGCTACGCTGCTTTCGTCTATATCTCAGATTAGTGAGGCTTTGTGCATTCTGATGATTCCATTCTTTTTAAGACGATTTGGCATCAAGATAGTCATGCTCATGTCCATGTTTGCCTGGGTTTTCCGTTTTGGATTCTTCGGTCTTGGCAATCCCGCCATGCCTGGTGTCATCTTGTTTATCTTGTCATGTATTGTATATGGTGTCGCATTCGACTTCTTCAATGTTTCCGGCGGAATCTTTGTTGATCAGGAGTGCGAACCTTCGATAAAAGCATCAGCGCAAGGCCTGTTTATGATGATGACCAATGGTATTGGTGCTACTGTAGGTACGTTGGCCGCAGGCGAGATTGTGAACAGTTATTGTTCTTGGCATGGGAAATACTTGCTTGGCGATTGGCAAACGTGTTGGTTCATCTTTGCAGCTTTTGCCTTGGTCGTTGGTGTTAGTTTCGCATTAGTTTTTAATCCAGAGAAGAAGTAA
- a CDS encoding lipoprotein signal peptidase: MNRVKYLTKGRMAIILIMAILIIDQLIKVWVKTHMCLHESIHVTDWFYITFIENNGMAYGMQIGSKLLLSLFRMIAIGFLSYYIWMQSKKQVKWGYLICLSMILAGAAGNLIDCMFYGLCFDASSAYEVSQFVGFGNGYESFLMGRVVDMFYFPLIVTNYPDWFPFVGGSEFIFFSPVFNFADASISVGVVALLLFYRKELSQISFKRES; this comes from the coding sequence GTGAACAGAGTTAAATATTTAACAAAAGGCAGAATGGCCATAATCCTCATTATGGCCATTCTAATTATTGATCAGCTCATAAAGGTATGGGTAAAGACCCATATGTGCCTGCATGAGAGTATTCATGTGACCGACTGGTTTTACATTACCTTCATTGAAAACAATGGTATGGCGTATGGTATGCAGATAGGCTCAAAGTTGCTTTTGTCTCTATTCCGTATGATTGCTATTGGATTTTTGTCTTACTATATCTGGATGCAGAGTAAAAAGCAAGTTAAGTGGGGCTATTTGATTTGCTTGTCTATGATCCTTGCTGGTGCTGCAGGCAATCTTATTGATTGTATGTTCTACGGTCTTTGCTTTGATGCGTCTTCTGCTTACGAAGTCAGCCAGTTTGTTGGATTTGGCAATGGTTATGAATCATTTTTGATGGGTCGTGTGGTAGATATGTTCTATTTCCCGCTCATTGTTACCAACTATCCAGACTGGTTCCCATTTGTTGGTGGTAGTGAGTTTATTTTCTTTAGTCCGGTGTTTAACTTTGCTGATGCCTCGATCTCTGTTGGGGTTGTTGCGCTGCTATTGTTTTACCGTAAGGAGCTTAGTCAAATATCTTTCAAACGTGAATCGTAA
- a CDS encoding TraR/DksA family transcriptional regulator has protein sequence MAEKTRYSDEELEEFREIINEKLALAKRDYDQMMRVLTNQDSNDVDDTSPTYKALEEGSTTQSKEDLIQFAARQQKFIQGLKAALVRIENKTYGVDRITGKLIPKERLRAVPHATLSVESKELEKKRK, from the coding sequence ATGGCTGAGAAAACACGTTACTCGGATGAGGAACTGGAAGAGTTCCGCGAGATAATTAATGAGAAGTTGGCATTGGCAAAACGCGATTATGATCAGATGATGCGCGTTTTGACAAATCAGGACTCTAATGATGTTGATGATACATCACCAACATATAAAGCGTTGGAGGAGGGTAGCACAACACAGTCCAAGGAGGACCTAATTCAGTTTGCCGCACGCCAACAGAAATTTATTCAAGGCTTAAAGGCTGCTCTCGTAAGAATTGAGAACAAGACTTACGGTGTTGATAGAATCACAGGAAAGTTGATACCGAAAGAGCGCCTGAGAGCTGTTCCTCATGCAACGCTCAGTGTAGAGTCTAAAGAGTTGGAGAAAAAAAGAAAGTGA
- the uxuA gene encoding mannonate dehydratase produces MERTWRWFGKKDKITLAMLKQIGVEGIVTALHDISLGEVWPQEKIHDLKTYIESYGMRWSVVESLPVVESIKYGGPDRDLQIEIYKESLKNLAAEGIHTICYNFMPVLDWARTDLLHNNPNGATNLYFNYAEFAYFDIYLLKREGAREEWEKFQFPEGVGIGRNVLAEADELAKRMTPENDHKLIENIVIKTQGFVSGNFSEGDKEPIAKFQSFLELYHDIDKQKLRENLKYFLEAIMPTCDAYDINMCVHPDDPPIEILGLPRIVRTAEDIRWFLNAVPNKHNGLTFCAGSLSAGAYNNVVEMAQEFAPRTHFIHLRSCHIFPNGDFTEASHLGGRANIVELARIFEKENPHLPMRVDHGMTFTDQPGGIMDESSHGHNAGYTLLGRMFALGQIQGILATVDNELGIKYTQPGFFD; encoded by the coding sequence ATGGAAAGAACATGGAGATGGTTTGGCAAGAAAGATAAAATAACGCTTGCCATGCTAAAACAAATTGGCGTTGAAGGCATTGTTACGGCGCTTCACGACATTTCTCTTGGCGAGGTTTGGCCCCAAGAGAAGATACATGATTTGAAAACATATATTGAAAGTTATGGCATGCGCTGGTCTGTTGTTGAGAGTTTACCCGTTGTCGAGTCCATTAAATACGGAGGCCCCGATCGAGATCTGCAAATAGAGATATACAAGGAATCCCTTAAAAACCTTGCAGCCGAAGGCATTCACACCATCTGTTACAACTTTATGCCAGTGCTCGACTGGGCTCGAACAGACTTGCTTCACAACAATCCCAACGGTGCAACCAACTTATATTTCAACTATGCCGAATTTGCCTATTTTGACATTTATCTTTTAAAACGAGAAGGTGCACGTGAAGAATGGGAAAAATTTCAATTCCCAGAAGGCGTCGGCATCGGTCGGAATGTACTTGCAGAAGCAGACGAACTTGCCAAAAGAATGACTCCTGAAAACGACCACAAACTCATTGAGAATATTGTAATTAAGACTCAAGGTTTTGTAAGCGGAAATTTCTCAGAAGGCGACAAAGAGCCTATTGCTAAATTTCAATCATTCCTAGAACTTTATCATGACATTGACAAGCAGAAACTTCGTGAGAATCTGAAGTACTTCCTCGAGGCAATTATGCCCACATGTGATGCCTATGACATTAATATGTGTGTGCATCCTGACGACCCTCCAATCGAGATACTTGGACTTCCACGAATCGTTCGCACGGCAGAAGACATCCGTTGGTTTCTTAATGCAGTTCCAAACAAGCACAATGGTCTGACGTTCTGCGCAGGTTCGCTCAGTGCAGGAGCATATAATAATGTGGTTGAAATGGCCCAAGAATTTGCGCCTCGCACTCATTTCATTCATCTACGTTCGTGCCATATCTTCCCAAATGGCGATTTCACCGAAGCATCACATTTGGGTGGACGTGCAAACATCGTGGAGTTAGCACGCATTTTTGAGAAAGAAAATCCACACCTTCCTATGCGAGTAGATCATGGGATGACCTTCACAGACCAGCCCGGTGGCATCATGGACGAATCAAGTCATGGCCATAATGCCGGCTATACGCTGTTAGGTCGCATGTTCGCACTAGGCCAGATTCAAGGCATTCTTGCAACTGTTGACAACGAGTTAGGCATCAAATACACTCAACCCGGTTTCTTTGACTAA
- a CDS encoding UvrB/UvrC motif-containing protein → MKRVQLRFDSIQQVVGGDGVSIVILTDMERKNALSVVCDRHMSLQLSMRVKKLKICDNMLPETLVGLLKDKYELMIFGLYDGQYQVVLMDEYGNSRRILMSDAILLTMISDTPLYIEGTLMGRQCVPFEAGAKGIAIPINTMDVSRLKQALQRAVDDENYELASQLRDEISKRVDK, encoded by the coding sequence ATGAAGCGCGTTCAACTCAGGTTTGACAGTATTCAACAAGTTGTCGGCGGGGATGGTGTTTCGATTGTCATTCTGACCGACATGGAACGAAAGAATGCCTTGTCTGTTGTATGTGACAGACATATGTCTCTCCAGTTGTCAATGCGTGTCAAGAAATTGAAGATATGCGATAATATGTTACCGGAGACGCTGGTCGGACTGTTAAAGGATAAATACGAGCTAATGATATTTGGCTTGTACGACGGTCAATACCAAGTGGTATTAATGGATGAATATGGTAACTCGCGACGAATACTGATGAGTGATGCAATACTGCTCACAATGATATCAGACACGCCCCTTTATATTGAAGGAACGTTAATGGGACGTCAGTGCGTCCCGTTTGAGGCTGGTGCGAAAGGTATTGCAATTCCTATCAATACGATGGACGTTTCCAGATTAAAACAAGCTTTACAGCGTGCTGTTGATGACGAGAACTATGAATTGGCTTCTCAGCTACGTGATGAAATAAGCAAAAGAGTAGATAAGTAA
- a CDS encoding RNA polymerase sigma factor RpoD/SigA, with product MRQLKIQKSITNRSSEALDKYLVEIGRAPLISIDEEIELAQKIKKGGPEGERAKDKLVTANLRFVVSVAKQYQHQGLTLTDLIDEGNIGLIKAAQKFDETRGFKFISYAVWWIRQSILQAIAEQSRIVRLPLNQVGSLNKINHEINKFEQENQRHPSVSELAEMTDIDEEKIGQSMMADGHHVSIDAPFQDGEDNCMLDVMASGDDSRTDRHVDHESMAQELNAVLNKVLKEREITIIRECFGIGCHEKGLEEIGDQLGLTRERVRQIREKSIAKLRDSGNARILMKYLG from the coding sequence ATGAGACAACTCAAAATTCAGAAAAGCATCACAAATCGTTCAAGTGAGGCATTGGATAAATATCTGGTAGAGATTGGCCGTGCTCCACTTATCAGTATTGACGAAGAAATTGAACTGGCTCAAAAGATTAAAAAAGGAGGCCCCGAGGGCGAACGCGCAAAAGATAAACTGGTGACAGCCAATCTGCGCTTTGTGGTCAGTGTCGCCAAGCAATATCAGCACCAGGGTTTAACTTTGACAGACCTTATCGACGAAGGAAATATCGGATTGATTAAGGCTGCGCAAAAGTTTGATGAAACACGTGGATTCAAGTTCATCTCTTATGCCGTATGGTGGATTCGTCAGTCTATCTTGCAGGCAATTGCTGAGCAAAGCCGTATCGTACGTCTTCCCTTGAACCAAGTTGGCTCACTGAATAAGATTAACCACGAGATTAACAAGTTTGAGCAAGAGAACCAGCGCCACCCATCAGTGAGTGAGTTAGCCGAAATGACCGATATCGACGAAGAGAAGATTGGTCAGTCAATGATGGCAGATGGACATCACGTATCTATCGATGCACCATTCCAAGATGGAGAGGACAACTGTATGCTCGACGTGATGGCCTCGGGTGACGACAGTCGTACAGACCGCCACGTAGATCACGAGTCTATGGCACAGGAGCTGAATGCCGTACTCAACAAGGTGCTGAAGGAGCGCGAAATCACCATTATCCGCGAATGCTTTGGCATTGGTTGCCACGAAAAAGGTCTTGAAGAGATTGGCGATCAACTGGGTCTCACCCGCGAACGCGTCCGCCAAATTCGCGAGAAGAGCATTGCAAAGCTTCGCGACTCAGGCAACGCTCGTATTCTGATGAAATATCTGGGATAA
- a CDS encoding DUF4296 domain-containing protein has translation MNRNWILLLVALFFLVACTPKVPKRFIQPDELEDILVEYHLAKSMASHDKDNQESSEVLQHLYVNAVLQKYGYTQDDFDSSMVYYYTNADRFQEIYERVAERLENQALILGASEGEIGKFSSLDNDGDTANIWTERRTLSLMPIAPYDKWSFVIDADTTYRKGDRFLMRFMSDYVFQDGSKNTILYVAVTYDNDTTISRNIHFSSSGLTQLNIPEYDAANVKQIRGFFYLKGDRDRSTTTRLLFIDNIQLVRFHQQRFESNDEIEKDSLSSDSL, from the coding sequence GTGAATCGTAATTGGATATTGCTATTGGTTGCTTTGTTCTTTTTGGTCGCATGCACGCCAAAGGTTCCAAAGCGTTTCATCCAACCCGATGAGCTGGAGGATATTCTTGTTGAGTATCACCTGGCAAAATCGATGGCTTCTCATGATAAAGACAATCAAGAAAGTTCCGAGGTGTTGCAGCATTTGTATGTCAATGCCGTATTACAAAAGTATGGATACACGCAGGATGATTTCGATTCGTCGATGGTCTATTATTATACTAATGCAGATCGATTTCAGGAAATCTATGAACGTGTTGCCGAAAGACTGGAGAATCAAGCCCTGATACTCGGAGCTTCCGAGGGTGAAATTGGAAAATTCTCATCTCTTGACAACGACGGTGATACTGCTAATATTTGGACAGAACGAAGAACCTTATCACTGATGCCTATTGCACCTTATGATAAATGGTCGTTCGTGATAGATGCTGACACGACCTATAGAAAAGGAGATCGGTTCCTGATGCGTTTCATGAGTGATTATGTCTTCCAGGATGGTTCTAAGAATACCATACTCTATGTGGCTGTCACATACGACAATGATACAACAATCTCACGTAATATTCATTTTTCCAGTTCAGGTCTCACGCAGCTCAATATTCCAGAATACGACGCTGCTAATGTGAAACAGATTCGCGGTTTCTTCTACCTTAAGGGAGACAGAGATCGCTCAACAACAACTCGCTTGTTGTTTATCGATAACATTCAGTTGGTTCGTTTCCATCAACAAAGGTTTGAGTCGAATGATGAAATTGAGAAAGATAGCCTGTCATCAGATAGTCTTTGA
- a CDS encoding DUF3256 family protein, translated as MKKILFLTLLLSLSVNIQAETKKISELFKQMPDSLMPYLTTNNCLDMIDFREAGMKAEVNNLLDGNSEMTYLSDDSLSIRMSDALRIDMSLMMKDSLQVCVRKTYMNKNSQIEVVVSFYTPNWHLINTTTEKTLVLKRDEEMFKDY; from the coding sequence ATGAAGAAGATTTTGTTTTTAACTTTGCTTTTAAGCTTATCTGTTAACATTCAGGCTGAAACAAAAAAGATTAGTGAATTATTTAAGCAGATGCCAGATTCTCTGATGCCTTATCTGACTACCAATAATTGTTTGGATATGATAGACTTTCGTGAAGCTGGAATGAAAGCTGAAGTCAACAACCTGTTGGATGGAAACAGTGAGATGACGTACTTAAGCGACGATTCTCTAAGCATTAGAATGAGTGATGCCTTACGTATAGACATGAGCCTCATGATGAAAGACAGTCTTCAAGTATGCGTTCGAAAGACATATATGAATAAAAATAGCCAGATAGAGGTTGTCGTTTCATTTTATACCCCTAACTGGCATTTAATTAATACTACTACGGAAAAAACCTTAGTGTTGAAGCGAGACGAAGAGATGTTTAAGGACTACTAA
- the ileS gene encoding isoleucine--tRNA ligase: MAKRFAEHNGLNLTQVNNEILDKWKKEDIFHRSIDEREGCPQFVFFEGPPSANGHPGIHHVLGRSLKDTFNRYKTMQGFQVKRKAGWDTHGLPVELGVEKELGITKADIDNKDSEKYISTEDYNKKCRENVMKFTAEWRELTERMGYFVDLDNPYITYDNKYIESLWWLLKQFYNKGLLYKGYTIQPYSPAAGTGLSSHELNQPGCYRDVKDTTCTALFKMKNPKPEMTGWGTPYFMAWTTTPWTLAANSALCVGPKIDYVAIETYNPYTAEKITIVMADARVAAYFDTAAEISDGGEMPEYKKGEKFLPYRVVARYKGTDLVGMEYEQLLPMIQPVAEGAFRVIPGDYVTTEDGAGIVHIAPNFGADDAFVAKKAGVPAIVLIDKKGNERPVVDLQGKYFLIEDLDADFVKNYVNTEKWSRYAGRYVKNAYDETLTDKDETLDISICMDLKAEGKVFKIEKHVHNYPHCWRTDKPVLYYPLDSWFIKSTDKKVRMSELNKTIGWHPESTGTGRFGNWLENLNDWNLSRSRFWGTPLPIWRSEGGEEKCIGSLEELYAEIEKAVAAGVMTSNPLKDKGFVPGDMSKENYDKIDMHRPFVDYIILVSESGKPMKRESDLVDVWFDSGSMPYAQVHYPFENRELIDDKKAFPADFINEGVDQTRGWFFTLHAIATMIFDSVAFKNVISTGLVLDAKGNKMSKHVGNVINPFEMIEKYGSDAVRFYMMTNSEPWDNLKFDPEGVAEISRKFFGTLYNTYSLFAMYANVDEFNPKSPQIPVKERPEFDRWILSCLNSLVKGVQEEMDGFDPTRAGRLIDKFVDEDLSNWYVRLNKKRFWGKEMDNDKLAAYQTLYECLMTVSKLLAPFAPFFADRIYCDLGGELDSVHLEKFPVANTELVNADLEQRMEIAQRITTIVLALRRKESLKVKQPLQTLMIPPVDEAQRVAIESVKQIFLQEVNVKDVKFVEGTGILVKKVKCNYRTMGKKFGKLMKGVAAQVDLLTQEQIAQLENEGSIEITVEGQNLTVEAVDVDIISEDIPGWLVGNEGNLTVALDITLTDELKNEGMARELVNRIQNIRKKSGLEITDRIRVCIEPNEASTKAVESFGDYIARQVLADSITLEANDGQNVEFDEFKLNIKISKS; encoded by the coding sequence ATGGCAAAGAGATTCGCTGAACATAACGGCTTGAACCTGACTCAGGTTAATAATGAGATTTTGGATAAATGGAAGAAAGAAGATATTTTCCATCGCTCAATTGATGAGCGTGAAGGATGTCCGCAGTTTGTTTTCTTTGAAGGTCCTCCTTCAGCAAATGGTCATCCAGGTATCCATCACGTGCTGGGACGTTCGCTTAAAGATACGTTTAATCGCTATAAGACCATGCAGGGCTTCCAAGTTAAGCGCAAAGCAGGATGGGATACTCATGGACTGCCCGTAGAACTTGGTGTCGAGAAAGAGTTGGGCATTACGAAAGCTGATATCGATAATAAGGATTCGGAAAAGTATATATCTACAGAAGACTACAATAAAAAATGCCGTGAGAACGTGATGAAGTTCACTGCCGAATGGCGCGAATTGACTGAGCGCATGGGCTATTTTGTAGATCTTGATAACCCCTATATCACCTACGATAATAAATATATCGAATCACTTTGGTGGTTGCTTAAGCAGTTCTATAACAAGGGATTGCTTTACAAGGGTTATACCATTCAGCCATATTCGCCAGCAGCAGGTACGGGCCTGTCAAGTCACGAGCTGAATCAGCCTGGTTGCTATCGTGACGTGAAGGACACAACATGTACGGCTCTTTTCAAAATGAAGAATCCTAAGCCTGAGATGACAGGATGGGGAACGCCTTACTTTATGGCTTGGACCACTACACCTTGGACCCTTGCCGCAAACTCTGCATTGTGTGTGGGCCCAAAGATTGATTACGTAGCCATCGAAACCTACAACCCTTATACCGCAGAGAAGATTACTATTGTGATGGCTGATGCACGCGTTGCTGCCTATTTTGATACAGCTGCAGAGATATCTGACGGTGGTGAGATGCCCGAATATAAAAAGGGTGAGAAGTTCTTGCCTTATCGTGTGGTAGCACGCTACAAGGGAACAGACTTAGTTGGTATGGAGTACGAACAGTTGCTGCCCATGATTCAACCCGTGGCTGAGGGCGCTTTTCGTGTGATTCCTGGTGACTATGTGACAACAGAAGATGGTGCAGGTATCGTGCATATTGCTCCAAACTTTGGTGCTGACGATGCTTTTGTGGCAAAGAAAGCTGGTGTGCCCGCTATCGTACTGATTGACAAAAAAGGCAACGAGCGTCCTGTAGTGGATCTGCAAGGTAAGTACTTCTTGATAGAAGACTTGGATGCAGATTTCGTTAAGAACTATGTAAATACTGAGAAATGGAGCCGTTATGCAGGTCGCTATGTTAAGAATGCATATGATGAGACGTTGACAGATAAGGATGAAACGCTTGATATCTCCATCTGCATGGATTTGAAGGCAGAAGGTAAGGTATTTAAGATTGAGAAGCATGTCCACAACTATCCTCATTGTTGGCGTACAGACAAACCTGTGCTATATTATCCTTTGGATTCTTGGTTTATCAAGAGTACGGACAAAAAGGTTCGTATGAGTGAGCTAAACAAGACCATCGGTTGGCATCCAGAATCAACAGGTACGGGGCGTTTCGGTAACTGGTTGGAGAATCTTAACGACTGGAATTTGTCTCGTTCACGCTTCTGGGGCACACCATTGCCCATTTGGCGTAGCGAAGGTGGCGAAGAAAAGTGCATCGGAAGTCTTGAGGAGCTCTATGCAGAGATTGAGAAAGCTGTAGCAGCCGGCGTGATGACTTCAAATCCGCTGAAGGATAAAGGGTTCGTTCCTGGTGACATGTCTAAAGAGAACTACGATAAGATAGACATGCACCGTCCTTTTGTTGACTATATTATATTGGTAAGCGAAAGCGGTAAACCAATGAAGCGCGAAAGCGACTTGGTCGATGTGTGGTTTGATTCAGGCTCAATGCCTTATGCTCAGGTTCACTATCCTTTTGAAAATCGTGAACTGATTGATGACAAGAAGGCTTTCCCTGCAGACTTTATCAATGAGGGTGTCGATCAGACACGTGGTTGGTTCTTCACGTTGCATGCTATTGCAACGATGATTTTCGACTCCGTTGCATTTAAAAATGTCATTTCAACTGGCCTTGTCTTGGATGCTAAAGGTAACAAGATGTCCAAGCATGTAGGTAATGTTATTAATCCATTTGAGATGATTGAGAAGTATGGTTCTGATGCTGTACGTTTCTATATGATGACTAACTCTGAACCATGGGACAACCTGAAGTTCGATCCAGAGGGCGTGGCAGAAATCAGTCGTAAGTTCTTTGGCACCTTATATAATACTTATTCACTCTTCGCTATGTATGCTAATGTGGATGAGTTTAATCCTAAGTCACCTCAGATTCCTGTTAAGGAGCGTCCTGAATTTGACCGTTGGATTCTGTCTTGCCTAAACTCTCTGGTGAAAGGTGTGCAGGAAGAGATGGATGGATTCGATCCTACTCGTGCTGGCCGCTTGATTGATAAGTTCGTTGACGAGGATCTGTCGAACTGGTATGTTCGTCTGAACAAGAAACGTTTCTGGGGTAAGGAGATGGACAACGATAAGTTGGCTGCCTATCAGACACTCTATGAGTGTTTGATGACCGTATCTAAGTTGTTGGCTCCGTTTGCGCCTTTCTTTGCTGATCGTATCTATTGTGATCTTGGAGGCGAACTGGATTCTGTACATCTTGAGAAGTTCCCCGTAGCTAATACTGAATTGGTAAATGCTGATTTGGAACAACGTATGGAGATTGCACAGCGTATTACCACTATTGTTCTTGCCCTGCGTCGTAAGGAAAGTCTTAAGGTGAAGCAGCCTCTGCAGACGCTGATGATTCCTCCTGTAGATGAAGCACAGCGCGTTGCAATAGAAAGTGTGAAGCAAATCTTCCTGCAAGAGGTCAATGTGAAGGATGTGAAGTTCGTAGAGGGAACTGGTATCCTTGTTAAGAAGGTTAAGTGCAACTACCGCACAATGGGTAAGAAGTTCGGAAAGCTGATGAAGGGTGTGGCTGCTCAGGTTGATTTGCTCACTCAGGAACAGATTGCTCAGTTGGAGAATGAGGGCTCAATCGAAATCACCGTTGAAGGACAAAACCTCACGGTAGAGGCTGTAGATGTTGATATTATCAGTGAAGACATTCCTGGCTGGCTGGTTGGTAACGAAGGTAATTTGACTGTTGCCCTAGATATAACACTTACCGATGAACTGAAGAATGAGGGTATGGCTCGTGAACTGGTCAATCGCATTCAGAACATACGTAAGAAGAGTGGGTTGGAGATTACAGATCGTATCCGTGTCTGCATAGAACCTAACGAAGCTTCAACAAAGGCTGTAGAATCTTTTGGCGATTATATCGCCCGTCAGGTGTTGGCTGATAGCATTACACTTGAGGCAAACGACGGACAGAATGTTGAATTTGATGAATTTAAACTTAATATTAAAATATCAAAATCCTAA
- a CDS encoding 16S rRNA (uracil(1498)-N(3))-methyltransferase translates to MKEVRYFYVPNADSVGELPEEEAVHALRVLRLKTGDEMMLMDGNGVFYRAIVTMASSKRCLYSIQESYPQQRAWKGRVHLAIAPTKMMERIEWMAEKATEIGFDELSLLKCKFSERKIVKTPRIEKIVISAVKQSRKAWTPIINEMTSFDDFVQSHQSGRRYIAHCYDEVPRLNLFDELRQPCEDHDALVMIGPEGDFSIDEVRRAVDAGFVSVTLGDSRLRTETAGLSAIMMMQLSKQ, encoded by the coding sequence ATGAAGGAAGTACGTTATTTTTATGTCCCCAATGCTGATAGTGTCGGTGAATTGCCTGAAGAAGAAGCTGTTCATGCGTTGCGTGTACTTCGACTTAAAACTGGTGATGAGATGATGCTGATGGATGGTAATGGAGTCTTTTATAGAGCTATCGTGACAATGGCATCTTCTAAGAGGTGTCTTTATTCTATTCAAGAATCCTATCCTCAGCAGCGGGCATGGAAAGGTCGTGTTCATCTGGCTATAGCACCTACCAAGATGATGGAACGCATAGAGTGGATGGCAGAGAAAGCTACAGAGATTGGTTTCGATGAGTTGTCTCTATTGAAATGTAAGTTTTCTGAGCGTAAGATCGTCAAGACACCGCGGATAGAAAAGATCGTTATTTCTGCTGTCAAGCAAAGTCGTAAGGCATGGACACCCATTATCAATGAAATGACTTCGTTTGACGATTTCGTTCAGTCGCATCAATCTGGCCGTCGGTATATTGCACATTGTTACGACGAGGTACCCCGGTTAAATTTGTTTGATGAGCTACGCCAACCATGTGAAGATCATGATGCTTTAGTGATGATTGGACCAGAAGGTGATTTCTCGATCGATGAGGTTCGTAGAGCTGTTGATGCTGGTTTTGTTTCTGTCACTTTAGGCGATAGCCGCCTGAGAACCGAGACAGCAGGATTGTCTGCTATTATGATGATGCAATTATCCAAACAGTAG